A genomic stretch from Apodemus sylvaticus chromosome 12, mApoSyl1.1, whole genome shotgun sequence includes:
- the LOC127697623 gene encoding olfactory receptor 10J1-like, with the protein MKKANCTQVREFVFQGFSNLQEHHLTLFVVFFVLYILTLTGNAIIVTIIRIDHHLHTPMYFFLSVLSTSETFYSLVIIPRMLGSLVGLSQTISLECCGIQLFFFLGFAMTNCLLLAVMGYDRYVAICNPLRYSIIMNWRVCIMLASSVGAMGFLLSLVQAVAIFRLPFCNTLIEHFFCDVRPVLDLACTVPVINEILTLGLSLMIIIAPANFLLVSYILIISTILKIASAEGRRKTFATCASHLTVVIIHYGCASIAYFKPKSENTADQDQLISVTYTVITPLLNPVVYSLRNKDVQDALRRVVGRKSLS; encoded by the coding sequence ATGAAGAAAGCCAACTGCACACAGGTAAGAGAGTTTGTTTTCCAAGGTTTCTCCAATTTGCAAGAGCATCACCTCACACTCTTCGTTGTCTTCTTTGTCCTATACATCCTGACTCTGACTGGCAATGCCATCATTGTGACCATTATCCGCATTGACCATCACCTTCACACCCCCATGTATTTCTTCTTAAGTGTTCTCTCAACTTCAGAGACTTTCTATTCTCTCGTCATCATCCCACGCATGCTTGGCAGCCTTGTGGGTCTGAGCCAAACCATCTCCCTGGAGTGCTGTGGGATTCAGCTATTCTTTTTCCTTGGATTTGCAATGACCAACTGTCTCCTACTAGCAGTCATGGGttatgatcgctatgtggccatttgCAACCCACTTCGCTATAGTATCATCATGAATTGGAGGGTGTGCATCATGCTGGCATCCTCAGTAGGTGCCATGGGATTCTTGCTCTCACTAGTTCAGGCTGTGGCTATAttcaggctgccattttgcaATACACTGATTGAACATTTCTTCTGTGATGTCCGTCCAGTTTTAGATCTGGCCTGCACAGTGCCAGTCATCAATGAGATCTTGACATTAGGTCTCAGCCTTATGATCATCATAGCCCCTGCCAATTTCCTACTTGTCTCCTATATTCTTATTATTTCCACCATTCTCAAGATTGCCTCAGCTGAAGGCCGGAGAAAAACTTTTGCCACCTGTGCCTCCCACCTCACTGTGGTCATCATCCACTATGGCTGTGCCTCCATTGCCTACTTCAAGCCCAAATCAGAGAACACTGCGGACCAGGATCAGTTGATATCAGTGACTTACACTGTAATAACACCTCTACTAAATCCTGTTGTGTATAGTCTGAGAAACAAAGATGTCCAGGATGCTCTGCGAAGAGTGGTGGGTAGAAAATCCCTATCATAG